From a region of the Eretmochelys imbricata isolate rEreImb1 chromosome 6, rEreImb1.hap1, whole genome shotgun sequence genome:
- the TRAPPC6B gene encoding trafficking protein particle complex subunit 6B — protein sequence MTRPEMADETLFLLLHNEMVSGLYRAAEHGEGENGRCITKLENMGFRVGQGLIERFTKDTARFKDELDIMKFICKDFWTTVFKKQIDNLRTNHQGIYVLQDNKFRLLTQMSTGKQYLEYAPKYLAFTCGLIRGGLSNLGIKSIVTAEVSAMPACKFQVMIQKM from the exons ATGACTAGGCCGGAGATGGCGGACGAGACGCTGTTCCTGCTGCTGCACAACGAGATGGTGTCTGGGCTGTACCGGGCCGCGGAGCACGGCGAGGGG GAAAATGGACGATGCATCACTAAACTGGAAAATATGGGGTTTAGAGTAGGACAAGGATTAATTGAAAG GTTTACCAAAGACACTGCCAGATTCAAGGATGAGTTAGATATTATGAAGTTCATCTGCAAAGATTTTTGGACTACTGTATTCAAAAAGCAAATTGATAATTTAAGGACCAATCATCAG GGTATTTATGTACTTCAGGACAACAAATTTCGTCTCTTGACTCAGATGTCTACAGGAAAACAGTATTTAGAATATGCACCTAAG TATCTGGCATTCACTTGTGGACTAATCAGAGGTGGCTTATCAAATCTGGGAATAAAGAGTATTGTGACAGCTGAAGTTTCAGCAATGCCTGCAT GTAAATTTCAGGTGATGATACAGAAGATGTAG